A genomic region of Salinibacter pepae contains the following coding sequences:
- a CDS encoding dipeptidase produces MPAPPSSLIVGSFVLLLMGNGVSQAQPAASIEARADRLVQASLLVDGHVDLPSRLNDFYENPADSTVGGDVDYPRARAGGLDAPFMSIYIPPYLQSNPAAATNRANALIDLVETIATDHPTEFALATSPNEVRQIATTEAVALPLGMENGAGLGGDLDNVEHFYERGIRHITLTHGAHNRLGDSSYDDAEPRWSGLSPFGADVVAEMNRLGIMVDVSHVTDATARDAIEASAAPVIASHSSCRHFTPGWERNVSDALIQGIADTGGVVMITFGSSFLRTEYREQDDPIRAEMNAHIDARGWAKDSREAILYEEKIRDEHPIGTVQDVADHIDHAVGLVGAEHVGLGSDFDGVFALPEGLQDASGYPVLVAELLRRGYSDPEIQQILGTNLLRVWTEVEAVAERRSE; encoded by the coding sequence ATGCCGGCCCCGCCCTCTTCTTTGATCGTTGGCTCCTTCGTGCTTCTTCTGATGGGGAACGGGGTCTCTCAGGCACAGCCCGCCGCGTCGATCGAGGCCCGGGCCGACCGCCTCGTCCAGGCCTCCCTCCTCGTGGACGGCCACGTCGACCTGCCCTCCCGCCTGAATGACTTCTACGAAAACCCGGCCGACTCCACGGTGGGGGGCGACGTCGACTACCCGCGGGCCCGGGCCGGCGGCCTCGACGCGCCCTTCATGTCCATCTACATTCCCCCATACCTGCAGAGCAACCCCGCCGCCGCGACGAACCGGGCCAACGCGCTCATCGACCTGGTGGAGACGATCGCGACGGATCACCCGACCGAGTTTGCACTGGCAACCTCGCCGAACGAGGTGCGGCAGATTGCCACGACGGAGGCCGTGGCCCTTCCCTTGGGAATGGAAAACGGCGCCGGCCTCGGCGGCGACCTCGACAACGTGGAGCACTTCTACGAGCGCGGCATCCGGCACATCACCCTCACGCACGGCGCGCACAACCGACTCGGGGATTCGTCCTACGACGACGCCGAGCCGCGGTGGAGCGGACTGAGTCCGTTCGGGGCGGACGTGGTGGCGGAAATGAACCGGCTCGGCATCATGGTGGATGTCTCCCACGTCACCGACGCGACGGCCCGGGACGCGATTGAGGCGTCGGCGGCGCCCGTCATTGCCTCCCATTCCTCCTGCCGCCACTTCACCCCCGGCTGGGAACGCAACGTGAGCGACGCACTCATCCAGGGCATTGCCGACACGGGCGGCGTCGTGATGATTACGTTCGGGTCCTCCTTCCTGCGCACCGAATACCGAGAACAGGACGACCCGATTCGTGCGGAGATGAACGCCCACATCGACGCGAGGGGCTGGGCGAAGGACTCGCGCGAGGCCATTCTCTACGAAGAAAAAATCCGTGACGAACATCCGATCGGCACGGTACAGGACGTGGCCGACCACATCGACCACGCCGTGGGCCTTGTCGGGGCCGAACACGTGGGCCTGGGCTCCGACTTCGACGGCGTCTTTGCGCTGCCGGAGGGCCTGCAGGACGCGTCGGGCTACCCCGTCCTCGTCGCCGAGCTCCTCCGGCGCGGCTACTCGGACCCAGAGATTCAGCAGATCCTCGGGACGAATCTGCTTCGCGTCTGGACGGAGGTGGAGGCCGTCGCGGAGCGGCGTTCCGAGTGA
- a CDS encoding helical backbone metal receptor — protein MPTATDARGHPVTLDHRPRRILSLVPSQTELLAHLDLADEVVGITRFCERPEHWRSEKAIVGGTKQVDFDTVRDLDPDLVLANHEENTAEDVETLDEIAPVFVTEVKTVEDALGMIRTVGTLTETSDQTSTLVGKIISRFESLPDFTSLRAAYLIWRDPYMTVGNDTFIHDVMHWGGLENAYGDQTRYPDVTIADLAGQDLDVVLCSSEPFPFHEKDAFTADLREALPETSVEVVDGQPFSWYGPRLLDTPSYLKTLRERLPVPAPRR, from the coding sequence ATGCCTACCGCCACCGACGCCCGCGGCCACCCCGTCACACTCGACCACCGGCCCCGCCGGATCCTCTCCCTGGTGCCCAGCCAGACGGAACTGCTGGCGCATCTGGACCTGGCGGACGAGGTCGTCGGCATCACCCGCTTCTGTGAGCGGCCCGAACACTGGCGCTCGGAAAAGGCCATCGTCGGCGGCACGAAGCAGGTCGACTTCGACACCGTCCGCGACCTGGACCCGGACCTCGTTCTCGCCAACCACGAGGAGAACACGGCCGAGGACGTCGAGACGCTCGATGAGATTGCGCCGGTGTTCGTCACGGAGGTGAAGACCGTTGAGGACGCCCTCGGCATGATCCGCACGGTGGGCACGCTCACGGAAACGTCCGACCAAACCTCCACCCTGGTCGGCAAGATTATTTCGCGCTTCGAGTCCCTGCCCGATTTTACTTCCCTCCGCGCCGCCTATCTCATCTGGCGCGACCCCTACATGACCGTCGGGAATGACACGTTCATCCATGACGTGATGCACTGGGGCGGCCTCGAAAACGCCTACGGCGATCAAACCCGGTACCCGGACGTGACGATCGCCGACCTTGCCGGGCAGGACCTGGACGTCGTCCTCTGTTCCAGCGAGCCCTTTCCCTTCCACGAAAAGGACGCCTTCACGGCCGACCTCCGCGAGGCCCTCCCCGAGACGTCGGTCGAGGTCGTGGACGGCCAGCCGTTCTCGTGGTACGGCCCGCGGCTTCTCGACACCCCGTCGTACCTGAAGACCCTGCGCGAGCGCCTGCCCGTCCCTGCACCGCGCAGGTGA
- a CDS encoding cobalamin-independent methionine synthase II family protein translates to MSLPTEPIGSIPRPEEVIEGLKAYRRGDLSQEALDQIADRALRATVGAFEDTGSPVITDGEQAKPSFLTYPIEGADNVEPGGVEIPFEAGHTRTLPRLTAGPFRYQTYAAGYLERAQAYASVPVKQSVISASALSFLYPDDGLDGYSRAAFLEDLVDAVEADIRRCLDAGAHAVQMDFTEGRLAVKLDPSKELLREFVALNNRVLDRFSDEARQRIGVHTCPGGDKDSTHSADVDYAELLPLLFDLNVGRFYMQFASEDEPARVLDVVREHSTDAQTIFLGVTDVNDPRVESPEEVRDTILRAAEHLSPERLGTTDDCGFSPFGDDRSTARRTAFDKIEARVEGTRRARQTLGLPE, encoded by the coding sequence ATGTCCCTTCCCACCGAGCCCATCGGCAGCATTCCCCGCCCCGAAGAGGTCATCGAGGGCCTGAAGGCGTACCGACGGGGCGACCTGAGCCAGGAGGCCCTCGATCAGATTGCCGACCGGGCCCTGCGGGCCACCGTCGGCGCGTTCGAGGACACCGGCTCGCCCGTCATCACGGATGGGGAGCAGGCCAAGCCCAGCTTTCTGACCTACCCAATTGAGGGGGCCGACAACGTCGAGCCCGGCGGGGTCGAAATTCCGTTCGAGGCGGGACACACCCGCACCCTGCCCCGCCTCACCGCAGGCCCCTTCCGCTACCAGACCTACGCGGCAGGGTACCTGGAGCGCGCCCAGGCCTACGCGAGTGTGCCGGTGAAGCAGAGCGTCATATCGGCCTCGGCCCTTAGTTTCCTCTACCCGGACGACGGCCTCGACGGGTACTCGCGCGCGGCGTTTCTGGAAGACCTGGTCGACGCGGTGGAGGCCGACATTCGCCGGTGCCTCGACGCCGGGGCGCACGCCGTCCAAATGGACTTTACGGAGGGCCGACTCGCGGTGAAGCTCGACCCCTCGAAGGAGTTGCTTCGCGAGTTTGTGGCGCTCAACAACCGCGTCCTCGACCGCTTCTCCGACGAGGCGCGCCAGCGAATCGGCGTGCACACCTGTCCGGGGGGCGACAAGGACTCCACCCACAGCGCCGACGTGGACTACGCAGAGCTTCTGCCCCTGCTTTTCGACCTGAACGTGGGGCGCTTCTACATGCAGTTCGCCAGCGAGGACGAGCCGGCGCGCGTGCTCGACGTTGTGCGCGAGCACAGCACGGACGCCCAGACGATCTTCCTCGGCGTGACGGACGTGAACGATCCTCGTGTGGAGTCGCCCGAGGAGGTGCGTGACACGATTTTACGGGCGGCGGAGCACCTTTCGCCGGAGCGACTCGGGACCACCGATGACTGTGGCTTTTCGCCGTTCGGGGACGACCGGTCCACGGCCCGACGCACCGCGTTCGACAAGATCGAGGCGCGGGTGGAGGGGACGAGGCGGGCGCGGCAGACGCTCGGGCTTCCGGAATAG
- a CDS encoding UDP-N-acetylmuramate--L-alanine ligase, producing the protein MPRPVDDLPDASLRQFSRPDVPPPAQIEDVHLIGICGTGMGALAGLFHQAGRDVRGSDDGVYPPMSTHLAERGIPVHNGYAPSHLVPPPDLTVVGNACTPTHPEAAHAREERLPQQSFPEALAHHFLRERRPLVVAGTHGKTTTTGLLVHLLRHAGVDPGFLVGGVMEDAEQSYALGSDAPFVVEGDEYDSAYFDKQPKFLHYRPQSAIVTSLEFDHADIFVDRDDYRGAFEEFVGRLPRDGHLALCGDAPAVRALAAHTRAPVRTYGLAPSNDVCAEALTPTGSALSFTLRMGRHREEVRLPLPGRHNVQNALAAALLARREGVSPSTIATGLASFGGMKRRQQVRGRPNDVLVVDDFAHHPTAVEATVEALRAAHPDRRLVAIFEPRSNTSRRTRFEAAYGTAFDAADRVFLKAPPVRHNDDADAMLDPTAVAHTIRDRGVPAEVFEDVDAVLPTLADTLQPGDVALLMSNGRFGGLPERLPDALAQSE; encoded by the coding sequence ATGCCTCGTCCCGTCGACGACCTGCCGGACGCGTCGCTCCGGCAGTTCTCGCGTCCCGACGTGCCGCCGCCCGCCCAGATCGAAGATGTCCACCTCATTGGCATCTGTGGGACGGGCATGGGGGCCCTGGCCGGCCTCTTCCACCAGGCCGGGCGCGACGTTCGGGGGAGCGACGACGGGGTGTACCCGCCCATGAGCACCCATCTCGCCGAGCGGGGCATTCCGGTCCACAACGGCTACGCCCCCTCGCACCTCGTGCCCCCTCCCGACCTGACGGTCGTCGGCAACGCCTGCACGCCGACCCACCCGGAGGCCGCACACGCCCGCGAGGAGCGCCTTCCGCAGCAGTCGTTTCCCGAGGCCCTCGCCCATCATTTCCTTCGGGAGCGGCGCCCCCTCGTCGTCGCCGGCACGCACGGGAAAACCACCACCACGGGCCTGCTCGTGCACCTGCTCCGGCACGCCGGCGTCGACCCCGGGTTTCTTGTTGGCGGGGTCATGGAGGACGCGGAGCAGAGCTACGCGCTGGGCTCGGATGCCCCCTTCGTGGTGGAGGGCGACGAGTACGACAGCGCGTACTTCGACAAGCAGCCCAAGTTTTTGCACTATCGCCCGCAATCGGCCATCGTCACCTCCCTGGAGTTCGACCACGCGGACATCTTTGTCGACCGGGACGACTATCGAGGGGCCTTCGAGGAGTTCGTCGGCCGCCTGCCCCGCGACGGGCACCTGGCCCTCTGTGGCGACGCCCCCGCCGTGCGGGCCCTCGCCGCCCACACCCGAGCCCCGGTCCGGACCTACGGGCTCGCCCCCTCCAACGACGTGTGTGCCGAGGCCCTGACGCCCACCGGAAGCGCCCTGTCGTTCACCCTGCGCATGGGCCGGCACCGTGAGGAGGTCCGCCTCCCCCTCCCGGGGCGGCACAACGTGCAAAACGCGCTGGCGGCCGCCCTGCTCGCCCGTCGAGAAGGCGTGTCCCCCTCCACCATTGCGACGGGGCTCGCCTCGTTCGGGGGCATGAAGCGGCGCCAGCAGGTCCGCGGCCGCCCCAACGACGTGCTCGTGGTCGACGACTTTGCGCACCACCCCACCGCCGTAGAGGCCACCGTGGAGGCCCTCCGGGCGGCCCATCCGGACCGGCGGCTCGTCGCCATCTTCGAGCCCCGGTCCAACACGAGCCGGCGCACACGCTTCGAGGCCGCCTACGGGACCGCCTTCGACGCCGCCGACCGCGTGTTTCTGAAGGCCCCGCCGGTGCGTCACAACGACGACGCCGACGCGATGCTCGACCCGACGGCCGTGGCCCACACGATCCGCGACCGCGGCGTCCCCGCCGAGGTGTTCGAGGATGTCGACGCCGTGCTCCCCACCCTTGCAGACACGCTGCAGCCCGGCGACGTGGCCCTCCTCATGAGCAACGGCCGCTTCGGCGGCCTGCCCGAGCGCCTGCCCGACGCGCTGGCGCAATCGGAATGA
- a CDS encoding CNNM domain-containing protein, whose translation MGLLLLYVALAIGVSFLCSVMEAVLLSVTPSYVAALEREGSTVGKRLHQFKENVDRPLAAILSLNTIAHTVGAAGVGAQAAVVFGEAYTGIVAGVLTLLILVLSEIIPKTLGAVYWRTLTPALVRLLTATIIVMWPLVKLSQGLTYLLSQDQDEAAFSREEFTAMAELGEEEGVFEEKESRILRNLFRFNSLRVKDVMTPRTVIFQMPEHRTIGDMVEEHDEFRFSRIPVYDDDPDDITGYVLKDEMLLRAAQEEFDVSLSEISRDILVVHETLALPDLLERLLDRLEHIALVVDEYGGVAGVVTMEDVVETLLGLEIVDEADSVEDMQALARKQWFKRARELGMVSDEALEAPTNAEAETSSETVLESDTTAETESQVAAEMARRSSSESPTDEQPSDRS comes from the coding sequence ATGGGATTACTTCTCCTCTACGTTGCACTGGCGATCGGGGTCTCTTTCCTGTGCTCCGTGATGGAGGCCGTCTTGCTAAGCGTGACGCCCTCCTACGTAGCGGCCCTGGAGCGCGAGGGGAGCACGGTCGGCAAGCGGCTGCACCAGTTCAAGGAGAACGTCGACCGCCCGCTGGCAGCCATCCTGAGCCTCAACACGATCGCCCACACCGTGGGCGCGGCCGGCGTGGGCGCGCAGGCTGCCGTCGTCTTTGGGGAGGCCTATACCGGCATCGTCGCGGGCGTCCTCACCCTTCTGATTCTCGTTCTCTCGGAAATCATTCCGAAGACCCTCGGGGCGGTCTACTGGAGAACGCTCACCCCGGCACTCGTTCGCCTCCTCACGGCGACGATCATCGTGATGTGGCCCCTCGTGAAGCTGTCGCAGGGCCTGACGTACCTGCTCTCGCAGGACCAGGACGAGGCGGCCTTCAGCCGCGAGGAGTTCACGGCGATGGCCGAGCTCGGGGAGGAGGAGGGCGTCTTCGAGGAAAAAGAGTCCCGCATCCTGCGGAACCTCTTCCGCTTCAATTCCCTGCGGGTGAAGGACGTGATGACCCCCCGCACCGTCATCTTCCAGATGCCGGAGCACAGAACGATCGGCGACATGGTGGAGGAGCACGACGAGTTTCGGTTCTCCCGAATTCCGGTCTACGACGACGACCCGGACGACATTACCGGCTACGTGCTCAAGGACGAGATGCTCCTCCGGGCCGCCCAGGAGGAGTTCGACGTCTCCCTCTCGGAGATCTCCCGCGACATTCTGGTGGTGCACGAGACCCTGGCCCTGCCCGACCTGCTGGAGCGCCTGCTCGATCGCCTGGAGCACATCGCGCTCGTGGTGGACGAGTACGGCGGGGTGGCGGGGGTCGTCACGATGGAGGACGTGGTCGAAACGCTCCTCGGGCTTGAGATCGTGGACGAGGCCGACTCCGTGGAGGACATGCAGGCCCTCGCCCGCAAGCAGTGGTTCAAGCGCGCCCGCGAGCTGGGCATGGTCTCCGACGAGGCGCTGGAGGCCCCCACCAACGCCGAGGCCGAGACATCCAGTGAGACCGTCCTGGAGTCCGATACCACCGCCGAGACGGAGTCGCAGGTGGCCGCCGAGATGGCGCGGCGGTCCTCGTCGGAGTCCCCGACGGACGAACAGCCCTCCGACCGTTCCTGA